From the Excalfactoria chinensis isolate bCotChi1 chromosome 1, bCotChi1.hap2, whole genome shotgun sequence genome, one window contains:
- the GPR22 gene encoding G-protein coupled receptor 22: MCFSPILEGNMQFESNFTIRDAIDDIDTNMYRPLSYALSFQVSLTGFLMLEIVLGLGSNLTVLVLYCMKSNLINSVSNIITMNLHVLDVIICVGCIPLTIVILLLSLESNTALICCFHEACVSFASVSTAINVFAITLDRYDISVKPANRILTMGRAVILMTSIWIISLFAFLIPFIEVNFFSLQSASTWENKTLLCVSANEYHTELGMYYHLLVQIPIFFFTVVVMLITYTKILQALNIRIGTRFTTGQKKKARKKKTISLTTQHETTDMSHSSAGRNVVFGVRTSVSVIIALRRAVKRHRERRERQKRVFRMSLLIISTFLLCWTPISVLNTTILCLGPSDLLVKLRLCFLVMAYGTTIFHPLLYAFTRQKFQKVLKSKMKKRVVSIVEADPMPNNAVIHNSWIEPKRNKKITFEDNEVRQKCLVPQVVTD; the protein is encoded by the coding sequence ATGTGTTTCTCCCCCATTCTGGAAGGCAACATGCAGTTTGAATCTAACTTCACAATTCGAGATGCCATTGATGACATCGACACCAACATGTACCGACCACTGTCATATGCATTAAGCTTTCAAGTGTCTCTCACTGGATTCTTGATGTTAGAAATTGTTCTGGGACTTGGCAGCAACCTCACCGTGCTGGTACTTTACTGTATGAAATCCAACTTAATCAATTCTGTCAGTAACATAATTACAATGAACCTTCACGTACTTGATGTAATAATTTGTGTGGGATGTATTCCTCTAACTATAGTTATCCTTCTGCTTTCACTGGAAAGTAACACTGCTCTGATCTGCTGCTTCCACGAGGCTTGTGTCTCTTTTGCAAGCGTTTCGACCGCAATCAATGTCTTTGCTATCACTCTGGACCGATACGACATCTCGGTCAAACCTGCCAACCGAATTCTGACCATGGGAAGGGCTGTGATACTAATGACATCAATATGGATCATTTCGCTTTTTGCCTTCCTGATTCCTTTCATTGAAGTCAACTTCTTCAGTCTTCAAAGCGCAAGTACTTGGGAGAACAAGACACTGCTGTGTGTCAGCGCAAACGAGTACCACACTGAGCTAGGGATGTACTACCACCTCCTCGTCCAGATCCCAATCTTCTTCTTCACTGTGGTAGTGATGCTAATTACATACACCAAAATACTCCAGGCCCTAAACATCCGAATCGGCACAAGATTTACAACGggacaaaagaagaaagctcgaaagaaaaaaactatttcTCTCACCACGCAGCATGAGACCACGGACATGTCGCACAGCAGCGCAGGAAGAAACGTGGTCTTTGGTGTAAGGACTTCCGTGTCTGTGATCATTGCCCTACGCCGAGCTGTGAAGCGGCACCGGGAGCGACGAGAACGGCAGAAGAGAGTCTTCAGAATGTCCCTCCTGATCATTTCcaccttcctgctctgctggacACCCATCTCCGTCCTAAACACCACAATCTTGTGTTTGGGCCCAAGTGACCTTTTGGTAAAGTTGCGCTTATGTTTTCTAGTCATGGCATACGGAACAACTATTTTTCACCCTCTACTTTATGCATTCACGAGGCAAAAGTTTCAGAAAGTTCTGAAAAGTAAGATGAAAAAACGCGTTGTCTCAATCGTGGAAGCAGATCCCATGCCAAATAACGCTGTCATACACAACTCATGGATTGAGcctaaaaggaacaaaaagatcACCTTCGAAGACAACGAAGTAAGGCAGAAATGTTTAGTACCTCAGGTTGTCACTGACTAG